The Tachysurus vachellii isolate PV-2020 chromosome 10, HZAU_Pvac_v1, whole genome shotgun sequence genomic sequence GCATTGTgacctcttctcttctctcttctcttctcttctcttctcttctcttctcttctcttctcttctcttctcttctcttctcttctcttctcttctcttctctttctcttcttcattcTAGACCTGTTGAGCCCAGGAGCTGAGTCAGATGTATTGTTGGCAGAAGGTTGCGATGACCATGATAGTGAGAGAAACAGTCCCATCATAGATGACATGGAGGAATCCCTGGTTGCAGAATCTTCAGCTCTACTAGATGTAGGCCATTGTGAGCTTGGAGACTTTCATGATCCAGATCCTGATGAGTCCAATAGAATCATCAGGTACCATTCTCCATAACATAATCACATTGTAATATACCACATTGTTGTTCTATGTAGTTCTGTCTTTGCTCTATGTGGCATCGTGGTCctagagaaacgttgtctcatttcactatgtacagtactgcttcagctatatatgcttgaaatgacaataaaagcttctttactTGGCATACCTCACTATGTAACATAACTCAAGAATTATTGCCTCTTTTTGATACcacagaaataaattaaatacagtTTGAAGCTGCTGATATTCTTTGTGTCAATGTGCTTTGTGTTAAAGTCCATGCACTAGCAACAACATCCCTCTCATGCGAGTGGTCCAGTCAGTAAAACACATCAAGAGGAAAAACAGCAAAGTCATGAAGGAGGGATGGCTTGTGCACTTCACCAGCAAGGACACACTGGTGAGAAATCTAGAGTATTTAAATGATAAGCTCTTAGTTATCTTCTAATAAAACAGGCTGTTACTACTATTTAATTGAGACATTAAAGGAATATGGAACTACTCTTATTCATGATCAAGAGCTGTTTCCTTGAATAGACTATGCTTGACatgaaataaatgtcaaatgtaTCTAAAAACACTGCTGTATCCTTTTACGGCTTCATTAaagagattattttattttgcgattcaaattctttcattttatctcAGTGTAATTTTACCGTTTCAGCGTAAGAGACATTATTGGCGACTGGATAGCAAGTGCATTACATTGTTCCAGAATGATACAGGAAGCAAATACTATAAGGTGAGtacaatcaatcagtcaattaAATATATCAATTATATGATAAAGGTCTGTCTTTACTTTTGTTATAGCATTATCAGTATGGGTTCAatcagaattaattaattaattaaaggcactttaatgttatgttttatgtttttatgccCATTTTTTTTAGTGCTTCATTGTTGGTTGGTGCTGTATTAGTTTTATTCCTGTGAAAagtcttgtgttttgttgttttgtgtgtaacaCAGATATTACTGAGGGACATTATTATATAAGTCTTGTAGGTTTGTAATATAAGCATTAAATTCAGaatttatatgaaaaaaatgacaaacttcactttctctctgtcgaGTGTGAAAACTGAAATGTCATTGATAAACTATGATTAAATAAAGATCTTATACTTTAAAAAggttgatttaatttaatttctgaaATTTGTTCACAGAACAAAAGCAAccataaaattacattttaatgtcatGGTTGACAAAATAGCTGCAACAATGCTTAGCTAGGTGGTACGAGTCAAAGTAAAGTctacatgaatgccaggacccaaggtttcccagcagtgAGAATTACACTGCTTTTGCTGGCTTGCATTCTGGTACCATCACCTTCCTTAGACAGCATACTAGGAACATTCCACCAGACCCTTCATATTGAAGATGCTCTGGTCTATTTATCTAGCCATTGCAATTTTGCCCTTGTCATATTTGCTCAGATCCTTGCACTTGCTCATTTTTCTAGCTTTCATCACATCAACTTCAAGAACTTTCTGTTCGCTTGCTGCTTAATATATCTCACCCACTGTAAAGATATAATAGATGTTATTCACATCACCTGTCAGCGGTTTTAATCTTATGTCAATCTTATGATTGTTGTATCATAATCTATAAAATATCTTATTCCAAAAGGGTAAGAAAACCCAGTGTTCCACCTTCCAGAAAAGTTCAAAAGTTCAAAAAATCAATAtctgcaaataaaataatttttaaatagttgatttttaattaaagaagccATTGATAGATGCCATTACATTCTCATTAATCTCTAGTTTAATGATTTACTGTATTTTGTTCTACAGGAAATCCCCTTATCTGAGATTCTGTCTCTGGATCCTGCTCAAAACTTCAGTTTGCTTCCTGAAGGTGCTAACCCTCACTGCTTTGAGATTGCCACCGGCACGCTAGTATACTACGTAGGAGAGAACCTGTCTCAGGAAGAGTACTCTTTGTTCCACAGCAACGTGCTGATCAGTGGAACCGGCCAGGATATGGCTCACATGTGGCAAACAGCCATCCAGCATGCCCTCATGCCTGTTATTTCCAAGGGCACAGCTCACAGCAGCCGACACAGCTACCACAGTATGAACATTACACTGAAATGCAGTTGTACTTATTATATTACAAAccctttttaatttcatttgaatttttgGAAGCCCACTGTGGCAATGTATATTAAATAGAATACCTTTCAGATAATGTATTTCAATTATAGGATTAAAAAGGCCCAttgtaataaatgaatacattttcaaGCTGCTCTCGAGTTTGTTCCATGTGCTCAGAGAGTTGGCTTGAACTTGAGATCAAGCATTaagtataaaatgtttgtaGTGGGCTTAACTAAATAATTACCTAATGGGTCAGGAGAATGCAAAATTATTGTTAATTGCTCCCTGATAGCTTTTTAAAGCATATTGACCTACAGTATAAGCTGTAGGTTTTTTGTAACGAGGCTAACAAATTCATAAAATAtgtttacagaacaaaaagCAGCTATAAATGTTCAGCTTGCTTGCATACAGATGGTTAAACATTACATTTCAGTGTCATGGTTGACAAAATAGAACAGCGTACAAGTTATgatagcaaaacaaaaacataattaCTATAATTATATCAGACCTGAAGACGATTAAACTTGAAGAATTTTATTTCTCAGTGGTATTTTGATGCGAATTACTAAACAAGGATCAAGTAGAGACATCACAATCTTCttctatttaaattatttgataTATGAAAAGGAACATCATTATAGTAGAATAGTAATAGAGGAGAGTTTTAATACAGTCATTCATCTCCAGAAGGGAATACATTAAATTATtgattgtttgattgattgatgcgAACCTATGATCTCCTAGTAAAAAAATAGGAAGGGAAGAACAGCACCATATTCAGACACCTGTATGGAACTGTTATTTTACACATGTCTCTGGTCTTCACGATTATAACCGCGTTTGTTTTCTTCACCAACAGAAGATGTCTCCATCAGCATCTCTGTGTCTAACTGTCAGATTCAGGAGAATGTGGTAGGCATGATTTGTCTTTTCTTAATTCTATATCCTATATTGATCCCAAGTGTTGAACAGTAacacaataatatatattattttaaagtaaacaaaaagaaactttatttgaattaatgaaataataaatcatagAACAGCTCTGGACTGTATGGACAGCATGGCTGTTATAAACAAATCACAGCAGGAAGATGCTTACTCTAAATATAACATGCATCATTTATTGGTAAAGGAATAGCATGAGTTATCAGTCCTCCAACGCAGATATATTTTATGCTGCAAAATATGAAAAGGGTTGGATGAATGTCATGTTTTATACCTCTCTCTCTGAACTGTATTTCTGTGTGCTGGAGGAAACTGTTGGCTTGCCAATAGCTGTAGCCTTGAGTTTCAGTGCAATATAAACACTCAATACCTCTGCTGGAGCTTATTTTGATCACCCGTGTGGCCGTGGAATTGCCATAGTTACCCACGCTTGTCTGGCAGAGTCCTAGTGCAATGCAAGTAATATTTGCTTTCAATTCAGACACTGTAACTGGACAAAATTTACAGACCAGATTAGACACAGCAGAGGGAATAAACCATTTGTTCAGGAGGCAAAGTGTtgatataatttatttgacagtcATGCttgcatgtttattttcttctattaTAGGACATTAGCACAGTTTATCAGATATTCCCTGATGAAGTTCTTGGATCTGGGCAATTTGGCATTGTCTATGGCGGTAATTAAACTGTATTTACTCTGTAGCTTTCTGTTTGTTGATACATAAATAGAACATACACGAGCACATAATATGTTGAGAGCATTGCAAATGAGTGCAGTTTCCTTAAGATGCATCTCTAATGTTTATGTTGATAGAGTAACTGAATTCAAAATAATGTTCCAATTTGTACCAAATAGTTTTGTTCTTATGGTTTGCATACCGCAGGTAAGCACAGGAAAACAGGGAGAGACGTGGCAATCAAGATTATAGACAAACTGCGTTTCCCCACTAAACAAGAGAGTCAGCTGCGCAATGAGGTTGCCATCCTGCAGGTAgataaatgcaaacatttacatataagCCTTTATGTAATTAAGTATATGAATATTCAGATATTCTTATTTATGCTCATATATGAGTATATGTAAACACTTAAACAGTGCTGGTTGGGAGATAAACGGCTTTAGGTTGCCAGATCTGCCCTTGAGTAAGACCCTTAGCCCTCATCTGTCAGCTTAAATGTTGGTCACTCTGTATAGAAGCATCTACTGGATGAGTAAATTGTAAACCGCTGCTTTGTAGCTTAGGTGCAGGAAGACctcacacaaaacaacacaacacaaactatGGAACATGTAGAAAATATACTAACATTTAGAACAGCTCTGCAGAAACCTGCAATAGAAATATCTCAATGAATGTATACAGAACAGAAAAGTGCGGTGATTTTTATTAACCTAAGATTGATTTTTTATAGAACCTTCACCATCCTGGGGTGGTGAACCTGGAGTGCATGTTTGAGACACAAGAGCGTGTGTTTGTTGTCATGGAGAAGCTCCATGGTGACATGCTGGAGATGATACTGTCTAGTGAGAAAGGGAGGTTGCCAGAACGCGTCACTAAGTTCCTTGTCACACAGGTAAGTCTTTCAGACATGTACTGAGCTAACACAAAATCAGACACCAAACCAACCTCATTACTGTATTGCAAACTCAAATCTCATAACAGTGGGAGTATGCAAATGTGATTTCTTTATGAACAGATCCTTGTAGCGCTACGGCACCTTCACTTCAAGAACATCGTACACTGTGACCTTAAACCTGAGAATGTCTTACTAGCATCTGCTGACTCCTTCCCACAAGTGAGTAACATGCTGACAGAAAACCATTCAAGAATTAAAAGGAGAAAACTGTAAAATACACATGAATTAATCTGcttttacaaaagcaaaagaaTTACAATAAGCGATGATAATTACAGTTTATTCTGTGTTCGGCACACAGAACGTGTGCCCGCGTCTCTGCGCTGAAAGACTGCTAAATTATCTCCTCATTGTTTTACCCGTCTAGCGTGTGAAGCTTGCTCTGGAAGCACTCGAGCAGAACGAATGACTCACTGTGTTTGGGCACCAGAAAACATCTCAGAGGAATACTAAACCAAATCTCTTTTGCATTATTTACAACAAATATTTTCCAGAACGagcagacaaaaaaacacaaaaacagaataGCTAAAATAGTTGTCATTTGCACTTTCCAAGATTTCAGCTCAGTAGCAGTGGTCCTATGATGGCTCTCAATGAGCATTCCTTCCTCTTTGCATGTAAAATGTGAAGGGGAGAATCAGCAGGAGAGTAGAACTGTAACTGCTTTTAACTGCATGATAATTTCATTTGAGTTTAGCACTATCTCTGGCAACTGCTCATTATAGTGTCTGTGGTGGGAAAAGGGGGTTGGGGAGAAATAATGGATGCTATTTGTTGCACCACAGTCAAGTTAAAGGGGCTGTCTGCTTCTAGCATCAGGCTCTTAGCACTCAGAGAACACTCATCGCTCTTTCACAGGTAAAACTGTGTGATTTTGGGTTCGCTCGGATCATTGGCGAGAAGTCTTTCAGGCGCTCAGTGGTGGGCACACCGGCCTACCTGGCACCTGAGGTGCTGAGGAACAAGGGCTACAACCGTTCACTAGACATGTGGAGTGTTGGCGTCATCGTCTACGTCAGCCTCAGCGGAACATTCCCATTCAATGAGGATGAGGACATCCATGACCAGATCCAAAATGCTGCCTTCATGTACCCACCAAACCCATGGAAGAAGGTGACTCCAGAAGGTATGTTTTCAGTCAAGCAAGACAAGTATTTGTTATCGCAATAAATTTGACCACAAtttgtaacaacaacaacaaatggaAACTGTGCTTATCCCAGCTACCACTTTAATCTTGTTCACCAAAAGTCGACACTATCTTCTATATTTGATATCTTTTCTGCTACATCTTTGCTGCTGATTTGGCATGTTTTTTCCTGCCCATAACATTTTCTAACATTTCTAACACAATAGTGATAAAAATTgaaagtgttttaaatctggttccatatactgtatgttcccATGTTAATACACATAGCTATTATTTAACCTGTGAGCATTGTATCTGACCACCAACTTCCACCCACAGCAACAGAAAAAACCTCCAGCTTTTTATCTTGTTCAGCATTTTGGGTCCCACCAGCTATTCTAATAGGGTATAATAGAGTATATAACGAAAAGCCCCGGTCTAAACACatgtatgaataataaatgacgaaaataaatggataaataaactgGGGTGACTAAATCAACAGTGCAGCTGACaaattcttttcctctctcaggCCATAATTAGATGGATTAATCATATCCAAGCAGGATGAGTACTGTTGTTCGTTCAGGTGTAATACTGTACAATAATCTCCTGCTTCACCTTTTGAGAAAAGATGAGAACGGCCCAAATAAACACATCAGTCTTCCAGTTTTTAGATGTAGTTGGGTCCAACACTGGACCACTATTAGTGGCTTCTTAAGAGAAGATGAAATGTGTCTCTGCACCTTTTTAAAGTCCAGCACTGTGGTTAGATATCAAGATGGACAGAACATAATGAAAAGAATCCTTTTCATTCTGGTGAAACGATTTGAAATAAGATTCTCGAGCACCACAGCTAGCAACTGTGCCAGTGAGACCACCTTTTATTAGATGAATTGCATAAAGCACTGATTGTTACATTAATGTTATGCAAATCTCCAGGTCTATTCACACTGCCATTTACCACTTCATTAAGTGTTACATAGTTAGtctaacattttaaacactttatagCTGCACAGGAAAGGATAATGCAGGTGTCATTGCAATTAACTTTTAAAATTATACAGGGACAGTTGCTGATTAATCAATCCGGAATAATCTATCCTGTGTTTACTTTAACAGTTCTCATAGTTTTTATGAGAGTCTTGGAGAAGACGATAAAATATGTAAGTCTGACCTCACTAAGCAAGCTTTGTGAATACATTTCTTATTATATAAACAATGTGATCCCAGCTTCCTGGGTAGCAGTAATGTAAACTCTCTCAGTGCTTCATGCTGTAAATTAATAGAGACTCACCAGGGAAGCTGAAGTagttctacatttatttattttatttagcaggtgttttttttttttttttttttaatctaggaCAGAGAAAATCCAGTCCTGACAGTCAGTACTCATGTGCACAGATAGACATGTTTTTTATACTATAGCTTTTGTCAGTTCCTGAATCTGTTTCtacaagtttatattaataaacctTTGTTAAGTGGACTTTattctttcttatttcttagCAACAAGGCAAGCTCTGATTTCTTTGTCTTATTCCCtacaagagaaaggaaaaggaaggCTGGTAAGGGGATAATAATGTTTACAGCCACAATAGCCTGTGATAttccacaataataataacaatgattagaataaaaaaaaaagaaatgcattatGTACGTGAAAGATATTGGGCAGATTACTGTGGTTTAAGAGGACTAGAATACTCTAGATTGGGCTTTTAGGGTAAAATAATCTACTTCTGGGTGATAACAGTCTCAGGTGAAAATTAAGGTGAAACAGCATCATAATTTTATTTCCTTACATATCCAGAGTTTGAAAGATGTTGGCAAGTTTCCCGTTATGGCGAGTGCTGTATATTAGTCACTTTCTCTTTAGTAATTTTAACCAGATTATTTAGTTGGTTAGTTAAACAGTTTTGTTCTATGTAAACTTGGCAGTGACACAACACTGGGGTCTAAGAACTTATGTTTAAAGATATAAAACAGCATAATTCTGTATTGTTGAAATAAGATACCTGAAATATTAAGCCAGTATGCatcagtgaaagaaagaaaaacacactggCAACGAAGCTACAATTTTTAAGCCATATCTAATGCTAAGGATTCGACGGATAAGTTTGAAAATGgaacaaacataaatataaaccgACAGCATGCTATGTGTGAGAGTTTAGCTGTGACAGCATACTGCATGTTTCTCTTCCTGGAATAATGATAAactaattaaagattaaaatgtatGTGAAGAAACAACTCATCAATGTTACTGTTGTGAATAGAGTGtgaataataagtaaaaaagtgtatttttaaGTGAGTATATTCTTAAAGAATATAAAAGGTTTCTTAAGGGTTGCATGTTAATCAAAAGCATACTGTTGTTAGAGTAACTATCATTCACACCTCACTATGCAGTATGGCTAAATGGATTTCGGATactattaatgtttttattcctttgtgtataccttttctctttttaataagCGAAAAGCAGTTGCTATTGACTAGGCAAGTTTAGTTGATATTTGGCAAAATGTAGTTTTATTATCAGTTGCTTTCAACAGTTTTTCAACAgttgcagttgtgtgtgtgttttttttttttattgatgtaaatgctttattattaatCGCATTAAATAATCATGCCTTAAGAAGGTATTATAAAGCATGTATATCCAGTTACCATctataacaaacaaacagtactatttgtttgctttgcttgaatctgcaatattttatttattttgatcatACCAATAATTCCAACAATAAAAAGTTTGTTATGGCAAAGACTTTATATGTTGGTACCTTTTGAAATAAGTGCATGAGGGTGAGAAGGGGGAGGAAAGGGGAATAAACAGAGAGCAGGAAGAAGGGGTTAAAGAAAGAAGGGGTCAGTGAGAGCGTGTTCAGTTCTTGTCATGGTCTATTCATGTAATGCTCACCAATCCCATAGGATAAGGCCTTGAGGTGAAGGATTCTCGGGTTTTCTCAGAGCTCTGTGACCCctgaaataatgttaataatgttggTTTTGCTCGTTATCCCTACGAGCCCCTAATCCTGAAGCTTTCCCACCATGGCCCGGCCTCTGACAGCCTGCTTTGTTGTTCCAGCAATTGACCTCATTAATAACCTGCTGCAAGTCAAAATGAGGAAGCGCTACAGTGTGGACAAGTCCCTCAGTCATCCCTGGTTACAGGTCAGTCTTGTTTCCTGTCTCATAGCACGTGTATTCACTGAAGAGTTCATGTGACTTATCATAATGTTTGGCTTTCTGCTGTTTGTCAGAATCCACTCTGACTATATTGAGACTATGTGCATAGAAATTCTTCTTTAATTGTTTAGCGCTATGTCCATAATGTTTAGTAACAATATAATTACCTTCATCCGAACACTGAAGTCTTAACACTTCTACACTTGTAATTAACTGACAACTTGGATATAATTAATTGGAAACAatgatatttttatgaataatcACTTATTTGATGTGTATCTATATCCAGACTGTCTATTTGGATTTTTATAATGCCAGTTTACGGAATTGAGTCTATCACAGAACAAAGCTTAAATAGTATATAGATCGAGCTGGGTGTGGCTGCAGACGTGAACTGCCTGCCTTAATGATGTCACATGCCAATCAATTCCACTGATGGACAGATGGGGAGCAGCAGACGAGCAATTTGTCACAACCTTTTGCACAACAACTTTTTGGCACAACAATAGTTGTATATCAAGTTTTTAGGTAATGTACAATGAATCATCTTTCATGCAGTGTAACCGTATGAACAAGTGCAAACTAGagatatatacatgtatacctCAACACTACTGATTTCTCAAATCTAATTGGTCAGAgggtgtttttattaaaacagctTTGACAATtgtactgtttctatagtaacaactcatttaCACAGACTTATATGACAGATGTTCTACATAAACTAAGACCAACAGTGAGTGGATTCAAAATTATTATCGTTAACTTTCTGTGAAGAGACATTAATTTAACAGTCTCCAGCGTGAGCACTTTGCAACAgtcagagttaaagctgtaactttaaatTCTCACATTTGCAAGGGTGCCCACTTTGTGTTCAGAGTTCAGGCACCGCTAACAAAGTGAGATGTAGTAGTATATTAGACTGCAGTATCACTATAAAAACATCTAATTAAACCACTCAGTGAAACAGTTGAGTATTGGGGGTGGAGAATTGAAATAACTTAGTTGACAATTGTAGAATGAGTGGGATTGGTTAATAGAGTGGTGAATAGGAAGAGAGATAGTAAACGTAAAAGGTCTACGATGACGTGTTAACATTCCGATCGACATAATTAGCAGAAACTGACAGCTGAGTTGCTTTTGCTGTTGTAGCATAGCATACATTTGA encodes the following:
- the prkd1 gene encoding serine/threonine-protein kinase D1 isoform X1, with the translated sequence MSVPPVIRAPSPVPGSSGVSFHMQIGLSREPVLLDTGDFSLAQVREMACSIVDQKFPECGFYGIYDKILLFRHDPTSENILQLVKCASDIMEGDLVEVVLSASATVEDFQIRPHTLFVHSYRAPAFCDHCGEMLWGLVRQGLKCEGCGLNYHKRCAFKIPNNCSGIRKRRLSNVSLSGLTSIRSISAEPSPSPSDEALLSPVSPGIEQKDMFPGRGRSNSYIGRPIELDKILLSKVKVPHTFVIHSYTRPTVCQHCKKLLKGLFRQGLQCKDCKFNCHKRCAPKVPNNCLGEVSRNGDLLSPGAESDVLLAEGCDDHDSERNSPIIDDMEESLVAESSALLDVGHCELGDFHDPDPDESNRIISPCTSNNIPLMRVVQSVKHIKRKNSKVMKEGWLVHFTSKDTLRKRHYWRLDSKCITLFQNDTGSKYYKEIPLSEILSLDPAQNFSLLPEGANPHCFEIATGTLVYYVGENLSQEEYSLFHSNVLISGTGQDMAHMWQTAIQHALMPVISKGTAHSSRHSYHKDVSISISVSNCQIQENVDISTVYQIFPDEVLGSGQFGIVYGGKHRKTGRDVAIKIIDKLRFPTKQESQLRNEVAILQNLHHPGVVNLECMFETQERVFVVMEKLHGDMLEMILSSEKGRLPERVTKFLVTQILVALRHLHFKNIVHCDLKPENVLLASADSFPQVKLCDFGFARIIGEKSFRRSVVGTPAYLAPEVLRNKGYNRSLDMWSVGVIVYVSLSGTFPFNEDEDIHDQIQNAAFMYPPNPWKKVTPEAIDLINNLLQVKMRKRYSVDKSLSHPWLQDYQMWLDLRNLECKMQERYITHESDDKRWEYFAEQNGLQYPAHLINPHADVSEEVESQEAIMNMLSDRVSVL
- the prkd1 gene encoding serine/threonine-protein kinase D1 isoform X3, which gives rise to MSVPPVIRAPSPVPGSSGVSFHMQIGLSREPVLLDTGDFSLAQVREMACSIVDQKFPECGFYGIYDKILLFRHDPTSENILQLVKCASDIMEGDLVEVVLSASATVEDFQIRPHTLFVHSYRAPAFCDHCGEMLWGLVRQGLKCEGCGLNYHKRCAFKIPNNCSGIRKRRLSNVSLSGLTSIRSISAEPSPSPSDEALLSPVSPGIEQKDMFPGRGRSNSYIGRPIELDKILLSKVKVPHTFVIHSYTRPTVCQHCKKLLKGLFRQGLQCKDCKFNCHKRCAPKVPNNCLGEVSRNGDLLSPGAESDVLLAEGCDDHDSERNSPIIDDMEESLVAESSALLDVGHCELGDFHDPDPDESNRIISPCTSNNIPLMRVVQSVKHIKRKNSKVMKEGWLVHFTSKDTLRKRHYWRLDSKCITLFQNDTGSKYYKEIPLSEILSLDPAQNFSLLPEGANPHCFEIATGTLVYYVGENLSQEEYSLFHSNVLISGTGQDMAHMWQTAIQHALMPVISKGTAHSSRHSYHKDVSISISVSNCQIQENVDISTVYQIFPDEVLGSGQFGIVYGGKHRKTGRDVAIKIIDKLRFPTKQESQLRNEVAILQNLHHPGVVNLECMFETQERVFVVMEKLHGDMLEMILSSEKGRLPERVTKFLVTQILVALRHLHFKNIVHCDLKPENVLLASADSFPQNVCPRLCAERLLNYLLIVLPV
- the prkd1 gene encoding serine/threonine-protein kinase D1 isoform X2: MSVPPVIRAPSPVPGSSGVSFHMQIGLSREPVLLDTGDFSLAQVREMACSIVDQKFPECGFYGIYDKILLFRHDPTSENILQLVKCASDIMEGDLVEVVLSASATVEDFQIRPHTLFVHSYRAPAFCDHCGEMLWGLVRQGLKCEGCGLNYHKRCAFKIPNNCSGIRKRRLSNVSLSGLTSIRSISAEPSPSPSDEALLSPVSPGIEKDMFPGRGRSNSYIGRPIELDKILLSKVKVPHTFVIHSYTRPTVCQHCKKLLKGLFRQGLQCKDCKFNCHKRCAPKVPNNCLGEVSRNGDLLSPGAESDVLLAEGCDDHDSERNSPIIDDMEESLVAESSALLDVGHCELGDFHDPDPDESNRIISPCTSNNIPLMRVVQSVKHIKRKNSKVMKEGWLVHFTSKDTLRKRHYWRLDSKCITLFQNDTGSKYYKEIPLSEILSLDPAQNFSLLPEGANPHCFEIATGTLVYYVGENLSQEEYSLFHSNVLISGTGQDMAHMWQTAIQHALMPVISKGTAHSSRHSYHKDVSISISVSNCQIQENVDISTVYQIFPDEVLGSGQFGIVYGGKHRKTGRDVAIKIIDKLRFPTKQESQLRNEVAILQNLHHPGVVNLECMFETQERVFVVMEKLHGDMLEMILSSEKGRLPERVTKFLVTQILVALRHLHFKNIVHCDLKPENVLLASADSFPQVKLCDFGFARIIGEKSFRRSVVGTPAYLAPEVLRNKGYNRSLDMWSVGVIVYVSLSGTFPFNEDEDIHDQIQNAAFMYPPNPWKKVTPEAIDLINNLLQVKMRKRYSVDKSLSHPWLQDYQMWLDLRNLECKMQERYITHESDDKRWEYFAEQNGLQYPAHLINPHADVSEEVESQEAIMNMLSDRVSVL